One segment of Thermosynechococcus sp. HN-54 DNA contains the following:
- the mgtE gene encoding magnesium transporter translates to MVINPLNDLLTYPQGLGAAKRTANQLTIPELVRALRQIDPHKRVLAFRLLEKDKAIAVFEALTPDEQATLTEGMTDPEILHFLEALEADQRVRLFEELPAKVTKRLLSQLSPESREAVNLLLGYPEGTIGRRMNLRYLALRQHLIVAEAIAAIRESALDADDLSIIFVIDEQRFYRGFVRPIQLMKANPDQPIQDLVQGQELAIAVTAPELAAAKLLKEYDVPAIPVVDQEGRLVGDISFDDVIDLIEEEATGTILAQAGVGNLLNRDQVWSERLVRGPIRYAVQLRIICLIITLIGGMIVGGVIQYFEEILEAVVAVAIFIPVVMDMGGNVGTQSTTVFARGLAWQHIDIRRYGGYLFREFRIGAIMGLILGAAGGLIAFLWQGLPNNIPQLGLAVGLSLFVVITFAAVLGALLPWVLLKFGFDHGPAADPFITTIKDFTGLLLYFYLVSLFLGLSF, encoded by the coding sequence ATGGTAATCAATCCCCTCAATGATCTGCTGACCTATCCCCAAGGTCTCGGTGCGGCCAAACGGACAGCCAACCAATTGACGATTCCTGAGCTGGTGCGTGCCCTGCGCCAAATTGACCCCCATAAGCGGGTATTGGCCTTTCGCCTTCTGGAAAAAGACAAGGCGATCGCGGTCTTTGAAGCCCTCACCCCCGACGAGCAAGCAACCCTGACGGAAGGGATGACCGATCCAGAGATTCTGCATTTTCTCGAAGCCCTTGAGGCGGATCAACGGGTGCGTCTCTTTGAGGAATTGCCTGCCAAGGTCACCAAACGCTTGCTCAGCCAGTTGAGTCCAGAATCGCGGGAGGCAGTGAACCTGCTATTGGGCTATCCGGAGGGCACCATTGGTCGGCGGATGAATTTGCGCTACTTGGCGCTGCGGCAACATTTGATTGTGGCGGAGGCGATCGCTGCCATTCGCGAGAGTGCCTTGGATGCCGATGACCTGAGCATTATTTTTGTGATTGATGAACAGCGCTTTTATCGTGGCTTTGTGCGGCCGATTCAGTTGATGAAGGCCAATCCTGACCAACCGATTCAAGATTTGGTTCAAGGACAGGAGCTGGCGATCGCTGTGACCGCGCCGGAACTCGCAGCAGCCAAACTTCTCAAGGAATACGATGTCCCGGCCATTCCCGTTGTTGATCAGGAGGGGCGACTGGTGGGCGATATCAGCTTTGATGATGTGATTGACCTGATTGAGGAGGAAGCTACAGGTACAATTCTGGCGCAGGCGGGTGTGGGCAACCTGCTCAACCGCGATCAAGTGTGGAGTGAACGACTGGTACGTGGCCCCATTCGCTACGCGGTGCAATTGCGGATTATCTGCCTGATCATTACCCTCATTGGTGGCATGATTGTTGGTGGGGTCATTCAGTACTTTGAGGAAATTCTCGAAGCTGTCGTTGCTGTAGCAATTTTTATTCCTGTGGTCATGGACATGGGAGGGAATGTCGGTACCCAATCCACCACTGTGTTTGCCCGTGGCCTTGCGTGGCAGCACATTGATATTCGTCGCTATGGCGGTTATCTCTTTCGCGAGTTTCGCATTGGTGCGATTATGGGTCTCATCTTGGGAGCTGCTGGCGGCTTGATTGCCTTCCTCTGGCAAGGGCTGCCCAACAACATTCCCCAACTGGGCTTGGCCGTGGGATTGTCTCTGTTTGTGGTGATTACTTTTGCAGCGGTTCTCGGTGCCTTGCTGCCTTGGGTGTTGCTGAAATTTGGCTTTGACCATGGCCCAGCGGCGGATCCCTTTATCACAACCATTAAAGACTTCACAGGGCTGTTGCTCTATTTCTACCTTGTCAGTCTCTTCCTAGGGCTGTCGTTTTAA
- a CDS encoding MgtC/SapB family protein: protein MSTSDFIVRLVAAFCLGAALGLERQWRQRMAGLRTNTLVATGAALFVMLSTLTPGEASPTRIAAQIVSGIGFLGGGVILREGLSVRGLNTAATLWCAAAVGALCGSGLLYQATLGAVAVLMANLLLRPLGYRINQQPLKGTEVELCYRCDIVCRAEAEAHLRALLLQSLAGSRLKLRSLLSEDIEDTPDRVHIEAELLSQERNDDFVEGLVSRLSLEPSVLSARWRITEQEYG from the coding sequence ATGTCAACGAGTGATTTTATTGTGCGTTTGGTGGCGGCCTTTTGTCTTGGGGCAGCCCTCGGCTTGGAGCGACAATGGCGGCAACGCATGGCCGGTCTGCGCACGAATACCCTAGTGGCAACAGGGGCAGCACTATTCGTCATGCTCTCGACTCTCACCCCAGGGGAAGCGAGTCCAACGCGGATTGCCGCCCAAATTGTCTCTGGTATTGGGTTTCTCGGCGGGGGCGTGATCCTGCGGGAGGGTCTCTCAGTGCGGGGCTTGAATACGGCAGCTACTCTCTGGTGTGCAGCGGCAGTGGGGGCACTGTGTGGATCGGGATTACTCTATCAGGCAACCTTAGGGGCAGTGGCAGTGCTCATGGCCAATCTGCTCTTGCGTCCCCTCGGCTATCGCATCAATCAGCAACCCCTCAAGGGCACCGAAGTGGAATTATGCTACCGCTGTGATATTGTCTGTCGTGCTGAGGCAGAGGCTCATTTGCGCGCCCTCTTGTTACAGTCGCTGGCGGGCAGCCGCCTGAAGTTGCGATCGCTCCTCAGCGAGGATATTGAAGACACCCCCGATCGTGTCCATATTGAGGCAGAACTCCTCAGTCAAGAGCGCAATGATGACTTTGTAGAAGGGCTGGTGAGCCGCTTGAGTTTAGAACCCAGTGTTCTTTCGGCGCGCTGGCGGATTACAGAGCAGGAGTATGGTTGA